cacgcacctctaacttttcggagttatgtgtgttttaattaattaaatatcacttgctttaactgtgaaggaaaacatcgtgtggaaactggaaacctacatgcctgagagttcttcataatgttctcaaaagtgatgtctaccaatccgcacatggccagcgtggtagactatggccaaaacccttctcactctgagaggagacccgtgctctgtagtgagccggcgataagttgatcattatgattaCTGTTAactcccaaaaccaccatgattcaaacaaccattcctcccagtgttggggacaatacgcagataaacttttataaaataacgaaagtctggcaggcgctggctcttagttcataaccattttgagtcaccaaccactcacaaacatgttttcaaaaaacattctaaattcaattcaaaaatgttttcaaaaatattcgaaattcaattcgaaaacatagtttcctttgtgattggttggtgaccaAAAAATCTCAGTAGGAGCTCCACTGAGTATTTTATCTcagtcatttgtatgggatttataacagagagagcgctatactggCTTCTTTCCCTGGatagatttttctttttttgtttttttttttaagaatattagccatggcccatggcccttgactaagattcccctttcctctccaattaagcgtgaagcttgtgctaggagtaggttcgacaatagtgcaacgggtgaggtttgaaccggcgaactTTCGAATTTCAATCcacacctttaaccgttgagctattgaggctattttttttaaaagaatattaggaTAGATTAGGTATTATAGATCAGTTACTTAAAGATTGGCTTACCTGAGAATTTCCTCATCAGTGGTATCAATCATcccatttttttgtttatacacGTATATAAGGTATCGGTGTGAGCCGCTGCCGGGAGGAGGGCACGGTCCGATCCAGGTCGCTATCTCACAAGAATCATCAATCACTATACCCGATTCTGAATCGCCGTACAAGTTCACATACATCGCTAATATGGACGGACTTAGGAAAGCAGAGTCTGGAAACGGCCAGTCGGGACctgtaaataaaaacttttattttattttatttacttcggCTTCGCTCGGCAAAAATGTAAATGTTCTTTATTCCCTATCGAGTATCGCATGTAGTGTGAGATCCGATATTGGAAATAATATATATTctcatctgtacccgtagtataagattttacgtcttaccaaacgttgctagaattcgagaatcgaaacaaatTAACATCaatgtaaaatggacctaaagagccttgaattgaagtcaaaaatccaatgccactgattttaatttggaaacatttccgcttggagcgctggctgtagatgtgtagacaaacttgagctttaaaacaaggcagttaagatccagtttactataacgcggaagtgtttcgactctcgagttctaataacgtttggtgagacgtaaaatcttatactacgggtacagctaTAATATAATGAATCACACGAATTCTGTATAAATACACACACAACACACGCATATTCACACACAAATATAGACTCAcgtacatacacacacacttttagggttccgtacctcaaaaggaaaaaatgaacccttttagaatcactttattgtctgtctgtccatctgttcgtcgtgtctgtcaagaaaacctatacggtacttgccgttgacctagaatcataatatttggcaggtaggtaggtcttatagcacaagtaaaggaataaatccgatttcataactttaaaaaaatgtgtttatgaacaaataattatttttttcaattttcacagtaagataactgtaccaagtggggtatcatatgaaagggatttacctgtatattctgaaacagctttttatttatttttatgcataaataatagtttttgatttatcgtgcaaaatgtggaaaaaatacgactgtaggtaTGTTGGTGCCTCGACTTTTGCCCAAACAAAATTGCCCAACGCTCCTAAAGAAGATTTCtcttaaaaacttttaaaataatcacATACTTATCACCATAAACGTGTAGAAGCAACCGGGTTCGTAGTCAAAATCAATGCAGGGCATCTCCATTGCATCGACAGGGCATATTTCCATTCCTGGAGTTACTACAAGATCTCCAAAGCTTACCTGTAAAtgatatttaatatattattttcatagcAATGTATGGCCTAAGCCCACATTTAAATAATGCTCATCCGTGACTTAGTAGCTCATTTTGTCTGCTGCTCAATCGTCGAGTTAAATTCGTACGAATACGCGTTCAAAGTGCCATTAACCGTCAGTCACAACAGTGACTGGCAGACAGCAAAACTTATTGTCTAATGAATGCTTGTTTCTTACTTTAAGCATCTGTTCTGGTACGGGGGTGATATTAGCGGCTCTGTAGATCTGTTCGATGGAATTCCGCCCACGCCGCATCGGCCTCGCCAGCTCTACTGCTGACAACAGCAGCACAACTGCTGTACACGCTAGTATCAGTTTCATTGTGATGTTGGCGAGACTGGACCGAGAAATAACTGGAAAATATACACGAACTCTGGCTAAATATTACAGTGAAGTCATAATGGAGTCGCGTAAGGCGTTTGCGTTACGGTTTGACGAGTATTGAGTTTTGTACAAACTTAATTCGTGCGAACACAGATACGAACACGCACGAACATTCCAAGTCCTAAGAGAGTGCGCAGTGAGTAgaactgtgtgtgtgtgcatgcgtgtgcgtgtgtgtgtgtgtgtgtgtgtatgtatgtagtaGTGTGTGTGTGTCTCCCATAGTACTTAGAAGGTCTGGATTGTCCGTACGTATTCGCACGAGTCAAGTTCGTACTAAAATGCGTCTAAAGTGTGGCTAGCCTTTCTGTCAGTCAGTTTGTTTCATAGGCGTAAAATTTCATCTTACTGttaatagtattaaaaaattcATTTGGCATATCGTGTGTATATgactttttatttcattacgcgccacgcgaattagcaatttgcggaacttagaTCTCTGCTCACTTgtactcttctcattctgagaagagatgcGTGCTCAGTTAGACGGCGATGGgtcaatcatgatgatgatgatatattatatacaactTTAGTTTGGATAGGAACTTTAGAAACAcgacgtgtcgaatatttttttcataaaaatatatatataaaacttcaaaaatatgtaatgaaaaacgaagttataagcttgtgtTGAGTCTTTGTCCtagaaaaacatggtcaccccaagcgagcagctgtgagcgaacgggacggctgccGGCAATCGTGGGCACTCCCGcttgcgcggctcgaatcagctggtgcatgcggtcattcaactaggtgttcaaacttgcaggatcataaaatattttttggtcaaaatataacccgtagtaaaaatgattgcaatcgttctgaacaaactactttcaggttttgcgtatacttaaactaacgttgtatttatattacattttatttacgAACCTATTTCAACAAACACTCACCTTCAATTCTTCCTTGTGTATCAGAGTTTAGGTGAGTTCACtaattttatatctatttaCCTATTATAGATTATGCAAATAGTTACCTTTTTTCTAACTATCGCAAATAGACGAAAACACATACCTACTCAACTTTATCTAAATTGTTTTATAATACCAATAAATTAAAGCTTAACCTACAAGGTCAGGGCCAAAGATATACAACTAGATACGCAAAACTCGTACACTCGTATTCAACCTCAAAGTCGAGTCAAATTATACGCGTAAACTCCTCGCgcgccatttttactttttagtgtcaAAGGAGAAGGGTCACGCTCATAGAAAAAAAACCCAGACCCGACAGAAACGATACATATctcattttttttgttactttttatgTAGTtcaattatatatattttttatttgaaatcaaTGGCTAACACCAAAATATTGCCTTATGTTTTTGTTCAGgcgttacacaaaaaaaaaatacaaaatgcctGTTTATCTATAAAATTCGTAAACGTATGTAACTGTCGGGTCTGGGTCACAGATGACCCTTCttctttcatgtcaaaagtacgattttagaccttattttaaagtttaaccGTACTTGACATGAtcgttgacccatagagttaaaatggcgcgtgaggggtcctttttagggttccgtacctttgatgtctgtctgtctatccgtctgtccgtcgtgtctgttaagaaaacctatagggtacttcccgttgacctagaatcatgaaacttggtatgtaggtaggtagcacaagttaaggaataaatccgaaaaccgtgaatttgtggttacatcacaaaaaaatgtgttcatgaacaaaaattagtattttcaattttcaaagtaagattataccaagtggggtatcatatgaaagggctttacctgtccattctgaaacagatttttattcattataatgcattacagtttttgatatatcgtaaaaaatgtcgaaaaaatataactgtagtgcagaaccttcggtgcgcgagtctgactcgcacttggcctgttggatttatattatgtattcaaTTGAATTCGTACGCTTAGCGTAGCGTGTAGAGGTACAAACTTTGCAGAtatcttatttttaaatggcgcgaaaatatctcagccaatcaaagcacgcgtccgtccgctattggttgttgcctacgcgccatgttttgtacgtgcaaattatgagcgagatagcacgagtccCTGTTCTtcttgtttaaaatcttaacgtcaagcaataaggtttGTCTTTCATTTGTGTataccagtggccctaccgcggttgtttgacagctacaatgtcacgatcgcaatcatctccgattggttaatgctcgctcactattggccacaatgcattgttgcaacaagaatcgcacaaattcagccaatcagaacaattgagattgtaataatgattgatgcaggttttagacaatcgccctaccggtTTTAGTCGGCGTTAGGTTGCGCCATACTGTACCATAATGCCTTGTGGTTGAATACCCCGAAAGCCACTAAATTATATTCATCTGTGTGGTCGTTCTGTGTTTACCACAATGCGTCATGGGCATTTTTGAGGCCAATATAtcagttaataaataattgataggAATAATCtatagttaataaataattgataggTTCGAGGAAAAAAATtagaataagtacctaactgaattttcatgtaaatttattttattcgattGTTTTAATTGTTTCATGCCTGCCTAGATACTAGCGCAATTCATTCATACTGTTTATCGtttgaataattaaatatacctacaattgTAATTGTTTTATCTTTTGTACAATAAAACTCTAACTGGACGATTGATTTCTGTACATgaaatgaattttgaaaaactcgTAGGTTTTAGTATTGATGCGACATTTATAAAGCCCAAaactgatgtacctacttacagatttgttttttatataatatctgcGTGATTTCTTATCTTGCGTTATCTGtgagattttaaaaatcacgtgggagctctttgattttctgggataaatagTAATCAAAATCAAAGTCTCCACAGGAATTTCGGAAACTTAAATTCACATGGACGAAatatgggcatcatctagtctataatataaaaatgaatcactaaatgtgttgctcatcccaaatctcgagaaaagctgaacggatttcgctaattctttttttataatattccttgaagcacgatgatggttcttacggagagaaaaatttaaaaaatttgaatcgactgttaggcggaacgaagttcgccagggcagctcgttataaatataaataaacttcatgacgtttttgtaaattataattcTTTAGATAatcgaaaaaatacaaaaaattaacTACCGTTTCCgtttaaaactaaaaatctTTATTGATAAACCTCGCTTAcaatacccggcaggaaatattgtatgtatatcgacctttcaaaaaaaattagcggtttcgtagagcgttgtctctgttgttgagaccgacaaaacgtcacttaggtatgagtgacagaaactacgctctacgaagccgaaatccctTTCTAACGGCGGTTATCTGATCCGATtctgtgaaaatacgttcctttttttttgtatagttgCTTATGacatataattatgtagattatgtagataatcgctggtattctcacggatcacggatagaactcggatgacggaagtgcagtgcgtaatcgccgtaaaggtcaatcttctataatataacaatgaatcactaaatgtgttgctcatcccaaatctcgagaacagctgaaccgatttcgctaattcttttttataatattccttgaagtacgaggatggttcttatggaaagaaaattttaaaaaattgtaagtattaaaaaaaaataacgaattCGCCTACGAACTTCGCCGTACGAAATTCGCCGGGTCAGCTTGTGCACAATATTTTCAGCTAGCTACTATAAATAAAGAGGGAAATCTCAGAAATCAATCTTCAGATGCGGGTAGAGGATAGCGCGAAACGAAGTAGGTTCCGCTCGGACTGGAGAGGTCGTAGGTTGCCACAAACTCCTCAAACGGGAAGCGCAGACGGTCGATTTGGTAGCTGTAAACACGAATCAAGGTTAGAACGCATTCGGGTTTTTAGATCCCactgttatttttagggttccatacatcAAAAGTGTTAGGCCATTGTTCGCTACGTTTGCCACAATTTgcggatttcacacacctttgagatcattatgaaTCATTAtcactctcaggcgtgcaggtttcctcacgatgttttcgttcaccgttaaagcaagtgtttttAAGCAAGCAAGTGTAATTAATTCCCGAAAAGgtcccgggattgaacccccggcCTCCAgaatagaaggctgacgtcttGACCACCAGGCTTATAGTAGCATCCtttttgattcatcatcatcatcataatcaacaacaacaacaaccgatagacgtccactgctagacataggtctattgtagggacttctaaacgccacggtcttgcaccatTTGtacccagcggctccctgcaagtCGTCTGATGCCTTCCAGCACGTtgagaccccaacatctatcggttttcctaactatgtgccccgcccattgccacttcagctttgcaatacgttgagctatgtcgtttactctagttctcctacggatctcctcatttctggtttgattacgtagagaaactccgagcatagctctctctatcgccttctgagtgactctgagttttcttatgaagcacatagttagcgactatgtctcgaatccatatgtcatcactcatGAATGATACTTATTGATTATCTTCGTGGAAATAATTTAAGACTACTAAGGTCTacggaccaaattgcgacacctaaactgggtatccataatcctactttgtacataatatgtagttcatggaaatgcaataaattgaaattgaagatCCGCTTACCTGATAAGTGTCTCGTTAGTGGTATCAATAATCCCAGGTTGTTTGTAAAGGTACAAAGCGTAATTATTTAGCCCACTGCCAGGGCTAGGGCTCGGTCCAAGCCAAGTCGCTATTGCGTCAGAGTCCGCTATTATTCTGCTATTTACGTTGACATACAACGCTAATAGGGCCGGACTTAAAGAAGATAGTGAGTACTCGCTGTCTGCAAAACAAAATGTCGTATGAATCAtggcttttttttgttttcatctAAACATTACGTAGCGTTCCCACTCTGTCGTGACGATAAATAGTCGTGCAGTCGTCCACGATTCTTTTCTGATAACGatacaacaataattataacGGTGACGACATAGGTACGGTGACGCGCGAGAGCACTCATGACCCACATAACTGCATGTTAgacagcatttttttttaaataaaaatggcgagcatacgtgcaggcgggtcacctgatgttaagtgattaccgccgcccatgaacatttgcagtaccagaggaaccacctatgcgttgctggcctttcaggaatttgttggtccgccccttgaataaccccatgttgtaatctagtgggaagaCCGCCGAAGATAGtagattccacagtttgcatgtgcttgcaaaaaaggatctggcacaacgggtggtcgaagtgctctaGACACCCTGGTGGTGAGGGTACAAACTTGTAGCAAACAATCGTTTGTTGCCTTGTTTGTTGCATTAATTTAACAACCTtttacaggttagcccgcttccatcttaaactacttacctacatcaTTATTTccgctacagtgcgacaaggctcttttggcgcgtggcgaaaatcggaactaacgttgccatcaagtgtcccctttgttcttgtttgaatagtgcCTTTGTTCTCGAACAGCGCCCCCctatcaatgtcattcaagtaccaaaagagccttgtcgcactgtagtagaCAGTTAAGTCAAGTCAGTGTGGCAGTCTAGGGCTTACTTTTAACCACgacttttaacttaaattaaaacaaaaaaaacttttatacaTACTAAGTGCCAAAAACGTATAATAGCATCCGGGGTCTATGTCACATGTAATAGTGGGCGGATCAACTGCATCTTCAGGGGCTATTTCAATTCCTGGAGTTACTTCTATTTCTCCGATGGTTAACTGTCAatattaaattctaattttaaggcggccggagcggcggctactaaggcagaaagggccaagaggcgcaaatattagaatatagaaaatagtttcatatttgtgccttttggggtggagaccatgggttcgtggggcgaggatgctagatccttttttaaggacctttcatcccgtctcgcggaatccacgggggacggagggctggcagttacctcggtcagcatattagtctggccattcaacgaggtaacgctgccagcgttctgggcaccctgcctcgttgcggtggtttagatgatattttcgatttgtaatttttatgttctagaataagtttggtatttttgttttttgtaatttaataatatattatataatataaaggaATTCTAATTATGTTTTAATA
Above is a window of Maniola hyperantus chromosome 20, iAphHyp1.2, whole genome shotgun sequence DNA encoding:
- the LOC138403761 gene encoding protein D1-like, producing MKLVLACTAVVLLSSALARPMRRRKSSMAQIYRAANLPVPERLLQLTIGEIEVTPGIEIAPEDAVDPPTITCDIDPGCYYTFLALNSEYSLSSLSPALLALYVNVNSRIIADSDAIATWLGPSPSPGSGLNNYALYLYKQPGIIDTTNETLISYQIDRLRFPFEEFVATYDLSSPSGTYFVSRYPLPASED